The Nostoc sp. NIES-3756 DNA window CCCTAGCATTCTCATAGAGTAAGCCGAACACATTTTCTTTTTTTAGGAGTATATTAATGAGTTTGATCATAAAGTCGATTCTTGGTGCAGATAGCGAAGCTCGCTATTTCACCCCTGGTGAACTTGAGCCAATTAAAAGCTTTATTAAGAGTGGTGAGCGCCGTCTACGTCTTATTCAGGTTTTAAATGAAAACCGGGAGCGTATTGTTAAACAATCTGCAAACCAACTGTTTCAAAAACGACCAGATATTATCTCACCTGGGGGCAATGCTTACGGACAAGAAATGACTGCAACTTGCCTACGAGATATGGATTACTATCTACGGTTGATTACTTACAGTATTGTAGCTGGTGATTCTACTCCTATTCAGGAGATTGGAGTTATTGGCGCTCGTGAAATGTACAGGTCTCTTGGTACTCCGATTGAAGCGGTTTCTGAAAGTATCCGTGCAATGAAGAATGTTGCTATATCTATGATATCAGCAGAAGATACTAACGAATTAGGCAGTTATTTTGACTATTTAATCGCTGGACTTCAGTAGGGTAACAACCATGCTTGACCATTTAAGGCGAAGCTATGCGCAGTGTTTGACAAAAGTCTAGCTAGAGTTCTAAGAAATGTTGAATAAGGTAAAACTACATCACACTATAACAACTTTATTTATTACTACAATGGAGATTGCTAATGTCTAAGGGAAAAAGCGGCAACAGAGAAGTCAAAAAACCGAAGAAAGATCCTCAGAAAAAAAAGGAGAAGAAAGACCCAAATAGATATGATGGGTCAACTTAGCATTACTTTATAAATAGGCTCTAAAGCTGATCTTCCGCAGATGATAGCAAAAATTCAAGTTTTTTGCAGAAGTTAGGTTTACAGGGTGCAATTAGGTTTACAGGGTGCAAGAGTGCTTCAATCATGTAGAGACGTTGCATACAACGTCTCTACAGTGCTTCTTCTTAAATGTGAATCCCACACTCAGTTTTATTGCTTCCCCGCCAGCGTCCGGCGCGTTCGTCTTCACCTTCACCAACTTTAGTAGTGATGGGTTCGTCGCCAATGCTGGGATAACCTTGGTCGTGAAGTGGGTTGTAAATTACACCATGTTCAGCTACATAATCCCAACTATCTTTACGTGTCCAATTAGCTAGAGGATTTACTTTCAAGCGACCTTTGCCATCTAATTCAAATATAGGCATGTTCGCGCGGGTAACAGCTTGGTCACGACGACGGCCTGTAATCCAAGCAACGGTGTTGAGTTCGTCTAAACCGCGTTGTAAGGGTTCAATTTTGGTAACTTGGTGGAATTGAGCAATATCTTTATCCCATAAGGCTTCACCGTATTTAGCAACAAAAGCGTCACGGCTGTCTACATCTGGGGTTTTGTAAGTTTGTAGATCTAAGTTGTATATTTCTTTAGCTTTAGCAACGAGTTCTAAGGTTTCGCGGAAGTGGTACAGAGTGTCAAGGAAGATTACAGGTACTGGATGCTGGAGTTCACTATAAAGGATATGGGTAATTACCAAGTCATCCACGTTAAAGGCACTAGTTTGTACCAGACCTGTAGGAATATTTTCTATAGACCATGCAAGAATTTCTTTGGGGGTAGCAGTTTCAAACTGTTGATTTAATTGCTCTAAGTCAAATTCGGTTGTTTGGTTTATAGTCGCCGTGGAAGCTGTCATGAGAATTTCCAGTTAAATATTGTTACCTTGATTACATTTCATTCTATAACACAAAGGCTCATACATCGCTCGGATATGAGGTATTTTAGGTAATTATATAGTGCGGAAATCACTACCTTGAAGGTAGAAGGCAAAATACTGGTTATCTTAAATTATTTGATTGAGTAGCAAATATCGTCTGAATCTCTGAAATTAGTAATTCTGCTCATGCACTCCAACATAGTGATACACACTCCACACAAACAGAATTTCACTCGTCTAAATGTTCACTTAAAGAGGAATATAAATTGATGATGTGATGATCAGCCAAGCTGTAATAGACATTTTTGCCTTCTCGACGATAACTAACTAAGCGCATCGCTTTTAATAATCGCAGTTGATGAGAAACTGCCGATTCGGTCATTTTTGTTAACGCTGCTAAATCACAAACACACAACTCACTAGAAAACAAAGCTGATATCAGTCTAAGACGATTTGGGTCTGCAAGTATGCTAAAAATTTCTGCCATTTGTTGTGCCTTATCTGGAGATAAGATTTGTGTTTGGATTGACCGTACATTATCTAGATGTACTAAATGGGCATCACATTTTGGCAGGTCTGCATTCTCAAGCAATTCTCCTTCTTTTTTACTCTGTCGCTTGTTCATTGCATGGCATGGAAATAATGGTTATCACTTTCAATTTTAACTAAAACTAAAGGATTGTACAAATGAACATTTATTCAGATATTAGATTAAAATACTGATAATCAACTTTTAACCTTTGCCTCCAACGGCTATGACTCAAACCCCTTCCCTGAAAACCCAGATTTTACAAGTGAGTGGCATGGACTGTGGTAGTTGTGCCAAGACCATTGAAGTTGGTTTGCAAAAATTACACGGTGTTACGGAAGTATCGGTGAGCTTTGCAACCAGCAAAGTCAGAATATCCTATAATCCAGAGCATTTGAGTCAAAAAACTATTTGCGATCGCATTCAGGCTTTAGGTTATACAGTAGAACTTAGTTCCCAGGTAGAGTTACAACAGACAATTAATTCCTGTGATTGTGGTCACGACCATCATCACAGTCATTCACATTCAGCAGCACATGAGCTTGAGAAAATAGCTGATACCAAAGCATTACAAGCAAAAATTGCTGGTATGGACTGTGGCAATTGTGCCAAAACTGTTGAAGTTGGCTTACGCCAGATACCGGGTATTAAGGAAGCATCGGTTAATTTCGCTACACAACAGATGCAGGTGTCCTATAATCCACAACAGGTCAATGAAAAAACTATTTATGACCGAGTAAAAGCTTTGGGTTATACGATTGAGTCAAATCAGCAAGTTCAGTCTCATACTGATGACCTTGAGCCGAATCATGAGCATGACGAGGTAGTTGCCAATACTGTAAAGTCTGACCCAGCTAACTGGAAATTCTGGATGACTAACCGCCGGGGACAGGGTGTGATTCTTACAGGAATAGGGTTAGTTCTGGGTTTACTGGCGCAACATTTAGCATTACCTATTTGGATAGTACGAGCTTTTTATGGCATTGGCATAGTCATTGCTGGCTATCCTATTGCACGAGCAGGTTTATTTGAGTTGCGCTTGCGTCGTGCAGATATGAACCTGCTCATGACGATTTCAGTAATTGGGGCATTGATTCTAGGAGACTGGTTTGAAGGGGCATTAGTTGTCTTTTTGTTCTCCTTGGGTACAACATTGCAAGTTTTTACCTTTGACCGCACACGTAATGCGATTCGTGCCTTAATGGATTTAACTCCACCTACGGCTACAGTCAAACAGGGGAATCAGGAAGTTACTGTGCCGGTGGAAAATGTTCAAGTTGGGGAAATTTTGACAATTCGACCAGGACAGCGTGTGGCGTTAGATGGGGTAGTCGTTGCTGGTATCAGTACTATTGACCAGTCTCCAATTACCGGAGAGTCCATCCCAGAAGATAAAGCAACAGGTGATGCTGTCTTTGCTGGCACATTAAATCAGTCGGGCTTTTTGGAAGTCAAAGTAACTCATGGTTTTAGAGATACGACTGTTGCTAAGATTATTCATCTGGTAGAACAAGCCCAAAGCAGTCGCGCTCCTTCTCAGCAGTGGGTAGATAAATTTGCCGAGGTCTACACCCCCATTGTAATTTTGATAGCGATCGCCATTGCTTTAATTCCACCCTTGGTTTTTGGTCAATCAGTTAACGTCTGGTTTTATCGGGCGTTGGTGATGCTAGTTATTGCTTGTCCCTGTGCCTTAGTAATTTCTACCCCAGTTTCTATTGTCAGTGCTATCGGTGCAGCAACTCGTCAGGGCGTTTTGTTCAAAGGTGGTCATGCCCTAGAGACAGCAGGTCATTTGACTACTCTGGCTTTTGATAAGACAGGTACAATTACACAAGGACTACCTGTAGTACAGAAGATTTATGAGTTTGGCAGCAGTGCAAACATAGTATTGCAGATTGCCGCAACACTTGAGCAACACTCAGAACATCCGCTAGCTAAGGCAATTGTAGCTCAGGCTCATCATCTGGGAATGGAATTAGCCACCCCTAGTAACTTCATGGCACTACCAGGTAAAGGGATTCAGGCAACCTTTGACCAGAGGTTGTACTTTGTAGGTAATCGAAGATTGTTTTCAGACCAAGGTATTTCCTTATCTAGTGAAGCTGAATCTCTGTTGAGCGAAATTGAGCAACTCGGTCAAATTCCGGTACTAGTAGGAACAAATGAAGGTTTATTAGGTGCGATCGCACTTTCTGATGGTATCCGATTAGAAGCAACAGAAGCCCTGCGACAGTTGAAGCGGATGGGATTAAAGCGGTTAGTGATGTTAAGTGGCGATCGTACTCCTGTTGTAAAGCAAATTGCCCAACAAGTTGGCATTACAGATTATCAGGCAGAACTATTACCAGAAGATAAACTCCAAGAAATTCAACAACTACGCCGTTCTGGGGTAGTTGGTATGGTTGGAGATGGTATTAACGATGCACCAGCCTTAGCGGCGGCAGATATTAGTTTTGCTGTGGGTGGAATTGATATTGCCCTAGAGACAGCAGATGTGGTGCTTGTTGGTAGCAATTTGAGCCGACTTGCCTATGCAATAGAATTAAGTCGTCGTACTGTATCTGTGATTCAACAGAATGTAGTCTTTTCTTTAGTAACCAAGGCTTTATTTTTGCTACTAGGAACGTTTGGGTTTGTTGGGTTAGCTGTAGCCGTCTTAGCAGATACAGGGACATCCTTGTTAGTAACTGCAAATGGAATGCGCTTATTTACAACCAAGACGCGCAAAGATTAAGCAATGGTACATAAACTTGATCAAAGTTAGCTCAGAATATAGCTAGTTTATTAGTTAGTCTACCTAATACCAATTCAACAAATCTTGTAATACCTTCATTATCTGTATGGGTGTATATATGTACGCCCATTACTGATGAAATATTTATTAAGCAAACACTATAGCATTTACTAAGAAAAGTTAAGTCATTTTAAGTTTTAGCTCTTTTTAATAGAGATTTATACTGGTAACTGATATTCTGAATAGAACAGCTAGATTAAAGGATTTTACGGACATGAAAACT harbors:
- a CDS encoding heavy metal translocating P-type ATPase; the protein is MTQTPSLKTQILQVSGMDCGSCAKTIEVGLQKLHGVTEVSVSFATSKVRISYNPEHLSQKTICDRIQALGYTVELSSQVELQQTINSCDCGHDHHHSHSHSAAHELEKIADTKALQAKIAGMDCGNCAKTVEVGLRQIPGIKEASVNFATQQMQVSYNPQQVNEKTIYDRVKALGYTIESNQQVQSHTDDLEPNHEHDEVVANTVKSDPANWKFWMTNRRGQGVILTGIGLVLGLLAQHLALPIWIVRAFYGIGIVIAGYPIARAGLFELRLRRADMNLLMTISVIGALILGDWFEGALVVFLFSLGTTLQVFTFDRTRNAIRALMDLTPPTATVKQGNQEVTVPVENVQVGEILTIRPGQRVALDGVVVAGISTIDQSPITGESIPEDKATGDAVFAGTLNQSGFLEVKVTHGFRDTTVAKIIHLVEQAQSSRAPSQQWVDKFAEVYTPIVILIAIAIALIPPLVFGQSVNVWFYRALVMLVIACPCALVISTPVSIVSAIGAATRQGVLFKGGHALETAGHLTTLAFDKTGTITQGLPVVQKIYEFGSSANIVLQIAATLEQHSEHPLAKAIVAQAHHLGMELATPSNFMALPGKGIQATFDQRLYFVGNRRLFSDQGISLSSEAESLLSEIEQLGQIPVLVGTNEGLLGAIALSDGIRLEATEALRQLKRMGLKRLVMLSGDRTPVVKQIAQQVGITDYQAELLPEDKLQEIQQLRRSGVVGMVGDGINDAPALAAADISFAVGGIDIALETADVVLVGSNLSRLAYAIELSRRTVSVIQQNVVFSLVTKALFLLLGTFGFVGLAVAVLADTGTSLLVTANGMRLFTTKTRKD
- a CDS encoding ArsR/SmtB family transcription factor; translated protein: MNKRQSKKEGELLENADLPKCDAHLVHLDNVRSIQTQILSPDKAQQMAEIFSILADPNRLRLISALFSSELCVCDLAALTKMTESAVSHQLRLLKAMRLVSYRREGKNVYYSLADHHIINLYSSLSEHLDE
- the cysH gene encoding phosphoadenosine phosphosulfate reductase, which produces MTASTATINQTTEFDLEQLNQQFETATPKEILAWSIENIPTGLVQTSAFNVDDLVITHILYSELQHPVPVIFLDTLYHFRETLELVAKAKEIYNLDLQTYKTPDVDSRDAFVAKYGEALWDKDIAQFHQVTKIEPLQRGLDELNTVAWITGRRRDQAVTRANMPIFELDGKGRLKVNPLANWTRKDSWDYVAEHGVIYNPLHDQGYPSIGDEPITTKVGEGEDERAGRWRGSNKTECGIHI
- a CDS encoding allophycocyanin, producing the protein MSLIIKSILGADSEARYFTPGELEPIKSFIKSGERRLRLIQVLNENRERIVKQSANQLFQKRPDIISPGGNAYGQEMTATCLRDMDYYLRLITYSIVAGDSTPIQEIGVIGAREMYRSLGTPIEAVSESIRAMKNVAISMISAEDTNELGSYFDYLIAGLQ